In Electrophorus electricus isolate fEleEle1 chromosome 18, fEleEle1.pri, whole genome shotgun sequence, one genomic interval encodes:
- the clcn6 gene encoding chloride transport protein 6 isoform X1, whose product MLKMACCGSCVCSRCCCRDGEIRTPEELTILGETREDEDEILPRKDYESLDYDRCINEPYVEVLEGLDNKKAKKYEAVKWILVFAIGVSTGLIGVFVDFFVHLFTQVKFKLVGSSVEECSENGCLALSLLELLAFNMAFVFIASVLVLIEPVAAGSGIPEIKSYLNGVKIPGIVRLRTFVCKAVGVLFAVAGGLFVGKEGPMIHSGAIVGAGLSQFQSITFKKIHFQFPYFRSDRDKRDFVSAGAAAGVAAAFGAPIGGTLFSLEEGCSFWNQALTWKVLFCSMSATFTLNFFRSGINYSKWGSFQLPGLLNFGEFKCLDGDKQCHLWTAVDLAFFVLMGLVGGLLGALFNCVNKRLAKYRMRNVHPKAKFIRVLESLLVCMVTTVVVFMASMTLGECRDLTSPVDNSTAVPMSANEDVNSTIRQFFCTNKTYNDMATLFFNPQEIAIYQLFHQDATFSPVTLSLFFVLYFLLSCWTYGVSVPSGLFVPSLLCGASLGRLVANVLKMNLGMHIYSGTFALIGAAAFLGGVVRMTISLTVILIESTNEITYGLPIMITLMVAKWTGDFFNKGIYDIHIHLRGVPLLEWETEVEMDKLTASDIMEPNLTYVYPHTRVQSLVSILRTTVYHAFPVVTENRDNEKEFMKGNILISNNIRFKKTSVLTRAGEQRRRCQSMKSYPSSELRNVCDERPGTEPADEGRDILQQMLERRHVPYPNLYPDQSPSEEWSMEERFRPLTFHGLILRSQLVNLLIRGVCYTENQSSASQPRLSYAEMTEDYPRFPDIHDLDLALLNPRMIVDVTPYMNPSPYTVSPNTHVSQVFNLFRTMGLRHLPVVNAVGEIVGIITRHNLTHEYLMAKLRQHYITI is encoded by the exons ATGCTGAAGATGGCGTGTTGTGGGAGTTGTGTTTGCTCTCGGTGCTGCTGCAGGGATGGAGAAATCAGAACACCGGAGGAActg ACTATTCTAGGAGAGACCAGggaggatgaagatgaaataCTACCAAGAAAAGACTATGAG AGTTTAGATTATGACCGGTGCATTAATGAGCCATATGTGGAGGTGTTGGAGGGATTGGACAATAAG AAAGCCAAAAAGTATGAAGCAGTGAAATGGATATTGGTATTTGCCATTGGAGTGTCCACAGGTCTG aTTGGTGTGTTTGTCGATTTCTTTGTGCACCTTTTCACCCAAGTGAAGTTCAAGTTGGTTGGGAGCT CTGTGGAGGAGTGCAGTGAAAATGGTTGCCTTGCCTTGTCATTGCTTGAGCTTCTAGCCTTCAACATGGCATTTGTGTTCATTGCCAGTGTCCTGGTTCTAATTGAG CCTGTTGCAGCTGGATCGGGCATACCGGAGATTAAAAGCTACCTGAACGGGGTAAAAATCCCAGGGATCGTGCGTCTGCGCACGTTCGTCTGCAAAGCCGTCGGCGTCCTGTTCGCTGTTGCCGGAG ggCTGTTTGTGGGGAAAGAGGGACCCATGATCCACAGTGGAGCAATCGTAGGAGCTGGACTTTCCCAG TTTCAGAGCATAACCTTCAAGAAAATCCACTTTCAGTTTCCCTATTTCCGCAGTGACAG AGACAAGCGGGACTTTGTGTCGGCCGGAGCAGCGGCTGGGGTGGCAGCAGCCTTCGGGGCTCCCATCGGGGGGACCCTCTTCAGTCTGGAGGAGGGCTGCTCCTTCTGGAATCAAGCTTTAACATGGAAAGTG ctgttcTGTTCCATGTCCGCCACCTTCACGCTCAACTTCTTCCGATCGGGAATCAACTACAGCAAGTGGGGCTCCTTTCAGCTCCCTGGCTTACTCAACTTCGGAGAGTTCAAG TGTCTGGACGGCGATAAACAGTGCCACCTGTGGACGGCGGTGGACCTGGCCTTCTTCGTGCTCATGGGTCTGGTGGGAGGTCTGCTCGGTGCCCTCTTTAACTGCGTCAATAAGCGCCTCGCCAAGTACCGCATGCGCAACGTCCACCCCAAAGCCAAGTTCATCAG GGTGTTGGAGAGTCTTCTGGTGTGCATGGTTACGACGGTGGTGGTTTTCATGGCCTCCATGACTCTGGGGGAGTGCAGGGATTTGACCAGCCCAGTAGACAACAGCACAGCTGTACCA ATGTCAGCAAATGAGGATGTGAACTCAACCATACGACAGTTCTTCTGCACCAACAAAACCTACAATGATATGGCGACCCTTTTCTTCAACCCTCAGGAGATAGCCATATATCAGCTGTTCCACCAGGATG CCACTTTTAGCCCAGtcaccctctcactcttttttgtGCTCTACTTCCTGCTGAGCTGCTGGACGTATGGTGTCTCTGTCCCCAGTGGACTCTTCGTCCCCTCGCTGCTCTGTGGAGCGTCTCTGGGACGCCTGGTGGCCAATGTCCTCAAAAT GAATCTGGGCATGCATATATATTCAGGGACATTTGCTCTGATTGGAGCAGCAGCCTTTCTGGGGGGTGTGGTCCGCATGACCATCAGCCTGACTGTAATCCTCATCGAATCGACCAATGAAATCACATATGGGCTTCCCATCATGATAACACTAATG GTGGCCAAGTGGACGGGAGATTTCTTTAATAAAGGCATTTACGACATTCATATTCACCTGAGGGGAGTGCCACTGCTGGAGTGGGAGACAGAAGTCGAAATGGACAA ACTCACTGCCAGTGACATCATGGAGCCCAATCTGACGTACgtgtacccacacacacgcgtccAGTCTCTGGTTAGCATCCTGAGAACCACGGTGTACCATGCCTTCCCCGTCGTCACGGAGAACCGTGACAACGAGAAGGAGTTCATGAAGGGGAACATCCTCATCAGCAACAACATCAGGTTCAAG AAAACCAGCGTGCTGACACGGGCAGGGGAGCAGAGGCGACGGTGCCAATCGATGAAGTCATACCCCTCGAGCGAACTGCGCAATGTATGTGACGAGCGGCCTGGCACGGAGCCGGCTGATGAAGGCCGGGACATCCTGCAGCAGATGCTGGAGAGGAG GCACGTGCCCTACCCTAACCTGTACCCGGACCAGTCTCCCAGCGAGGAGTGGAGCATGGAGGAGCGATTCCGCCCACTCACCTTCCACGGCCTCATCCTGCGCTCGCAGCTTGTCAACCTGCTGATCCGGGGCGTGTGCTACACCGAGAATCAGTCG AGTGCATCTCAGCCGCGGCTCTCCTATGCCGAGATGACGGAGGACTACCCCCGCTTCCCCGACATCCATGACCTGGACCTTGCTCTCCTCAACCCGCGCATGATAGTG GACGTGACTCCGTACATGAACCCGAGTCCGTACACAGTCTCTCCGAACACACACGTCTCGCAGGTCTTCAACTTGTTCAGGACCATGGGCCTGAGGCATCTGCCGGTGGTCAACGCCGTTGGAGAG ATTGTAGGCATAATCACAAGACATAACCTGACCCACGAGTATCTGATGGCCAAGCTCCGACAGCATTACATCaccatctga
- the clcn6 gene encoding chloride transport protein 6 isoform X2 — protein sequence MLKMACCGSCVCSRCCCRDGEIRTPEELTILGETREDEDEILPRKDYESLDYDRCINEPYVEVLEGLDNKKAKKYEAVKWILVFAIGVSTGLIGVFVDFFVHLFTQVKFKLVGSSVEECSENGCLALSLLELLAFNMAFVFIASVLVLIEPVAAGSGIPEIKSYLNGVKIPGIVRLRTFVCKAVGVLFAVAGGLFVGKEGPMIHSGAIVGAGLSQFQSITFKKIHFQFPYFRSDRDKRDFVSAGAAAGVAAAFGAPIGGTLFSLEEGCSFWNQALTWKVLFCSMSATFTLNFFRSGINYSKWGSFQLPGLLNFGEFKCLDGDKQCHLWTAVDLAFFVLMGLVGGLLGALFNCVNKRLAKYRMRNVHPKAKFIRVLESLLVCMVTTVVVFMASMTLGECRDLTSPVDNSTAVPMSANEDVNSTIRQFFCTNKTYNDMATLFFNPQEIAIYQLFHQDATFSPVTLSLFFVLYFLLSCWTYGVSVPSGLFVPSLLCGASLGRLVANVLKMNLGMHIYSGTFALIGAAAFLGGVVRMTISLTVILIESTNEITYGLPIMITLMVAKWTGDFFNKGIYDIHIHLRGVPLLEWETEVEMDKLTASDIMEPNLTYVYPHTRVQSLVSILRTTVYHAFPVVTENRDNEKEFMKGNILISNNIRFKKTSVLTRAGEQRRRCQSMKSYPSSELRNVCDERPGTEPADEGRDILQQMLERSLR from the exons ATGCTGAAGATGGCGTGTTGTGGGAGTTGTGTTTGCTCTCGGTGCTGCTGCAGGGATGGAGAAATCAGAACACCGGAGGAActg ACTATTCTAGGAGAGACCAGggaggatgaagatgaaataCTACCAAGAAAAGACTATGAG AGTTTAGATTATGACCGGTGCATTAATGAGCCATATGTGGAGGTGTTGGAGGGATTGGACAATAAG AAAGCCAAAAAGTATGAAGCAGTGAAATGGATATTGGTATTTGCCATTGGAGTGTCCACAGGTCTG aTTGGTGTGTTTGTCGATTTCTTTGTGCACCTTTTCACCCAAGTGAAGTTCAAGTTGGTTGGGAGCT CTGTGGAGGAGTGCAGTGAAAATGGTTGCCTTGCCTTGTCATTGCTTGAGCTTCTAGCCTTCAACATGGCATTTGTGTTCATTGCCAGTGTCCTGGTTCTAATTGAG CCTGTTGCAGCTGGATCGGGCATACCGGAGATTAAAAGCTACCTGAACGGGGTAAAAATCCCAGGGATCGTGCGTCTGCGCACGTTCGTCTGCAAAGCCGTCGGCGTCCTGTTCGCTGTTGCCGGAG ggCTGTTTGTGGGGAAAGAGGGACCCATGATCCACAGTGGAGCAATCGTAGGAGCTGGACTTTCCCAG TTTCAGAGCATAACCTTCAAGAAAATCCACTTTCAGTTTCCCTATTTCCGCAGTGACAG AGACAAGCGGGACTTTGTGTCGGCCGGAGCAGCGGCTGGGGTGGCAGCAGCCTTCGGGGCTCCCATCGGGGGGACCCTCTTCAGTCTGGAGGAGGGCTGCTCCTTCTGGAATCAAGCTTTAACATGGAAAGTG ctgttcTGTTCCATGTCCGCCACCTTCACGCTCAACTTCTTCCGATCGGGAATCAACTACAGCAAGTGGGGCTCCTTTCAGCTCCCTGGCTTACTCAACTTCGGAGAGTTCAAG TGTCTGGACGGCGATAAACAGTGCCACCTGTGGACGGCGGTGGACCTGGCCTTCTTCGTGCTCATGGGTCTGGTGGGAGGTCTGCTCGGTGCCCTCTTTAACTGCGTCAATAAGCGCCTCGCCAAGTACCGCATGCGCAACGTCCACCCCAAAGCCAAGTTCATCAG GGTGTTGGAGAGTCTTCTGGTGTGCATGGTTACGACGGTGGTGGTTTTCATGGCCTCCATGACTCTGGGGGAGTGCAGGGATTTGACCAGCCCAGTAGACAACAGCACAGCTGTACCA ATGTCAGCAAATGAGGATGTGAACTCAACCATACGACAGTTCTTCTGCACCAACAAAACCTACAATGATATGGCGACCCTTTTCTTCAACCCTCAGGAGATAGCCATATATCAGCTGTTCCACCAGGATG CCACTTTTAGCCCAGtcaccctctcactcttttttgtGCTCTACTTCCTGCTGAGCTGCTGGACGTATGGTGTCTCTGTCCCCAGTGGACTCTTCGTCCCCTCGCTGCTCTGTGGAGCGTCTCTGGGACGCCTGGTGGCCAATGTCCTCAAAAT GAATCTGGGCATGCATATATATTCAGGGACATTTGCTCTGATTGGAGCAGCAGCCTTTCTGGGGGGTGTGGTCCGCATGACCATCAGCCTGACTGTAATCCTCATCGAATCGACCAATGAAATCACATATGGGCTTCCCATCATGATAACACTAATG GTGGCCAAGTGGACGGGAGATTTCTTTAATAAAGGCATTTACGACATTCATATTCACCTGAGGGGAGTGCCACTGCTGGAGTGGGAGACAGAAGTCGAAATGGACAA ACTCACTGCCAGTGACATCATGGAGCCCAATCTGACGTACgtgtacccacacacacgcgtccAGTCTCTGGTTAGCATCCTGAGAACCACGGTGTACCATGCCTTCCCCGTCGTCACGGAGAACCGTGACAACGAGAAGGAGTTCATGAAGGGGAACATCCTCATCAGCAACAACATCAGGTTCAAG AAAACCAGCGTGCTGACACGGGCAGGGGAGCAGAGGCGACGGTGCCAATCGATGAAGTCATACCCCTCGAGCGAACTGCGCAATGTATGTGACGAGCGGCCTGGCACGGAGCCGGCTGATGAAGGCCGGGACATCCTGCAGCAGATGCTGGAGAGGAG TCTCCGCTGA
- the mthfr gene encoding methylenetetrahydrofolate reductase isoform X1, whose protein sequence is MVNQRADPCRQSCRSDSSGTSNSGESSKESSRCSTPVLDADRTDRLREKMRRRIESGDRWFSLEFFPPRTTSGAVNLISRFDRMGSGGPLFIDITWHPAGDPGSDKETSSMMIASTAVNYCGLESVLHLTCCKQTKEKITDHLTKAKRLGLKNIMALRGDPIGADWEEEVGGFSYATDLVKHICSEFDHYFDICVAGYPTGHPEAENYKADLLHLKEKVDAGADFIVTQLFFRAETFLTFVKDCRAIGINCPILPGIFPLQGYHSLRQLVKLSKLEVPEEITRVIEPIKDNDAAIRNFGVQHAVEICKVLLASGEVPGLHFYTLNREVATMEVLRQLGLWAEDPRRPLPWAISAHPKRKVEDVRPIFWATRPKSYIYRTQDWDDFPNGRWGNSSSPAFGELTDYYLFYLKSKSPREALLKMWGEELTSEQSVYEVFTNYITAQPNHNGHKVMCLPWNDDPLAPETNMLKEDLEKVNRRGVLTINSQPNINGKPSSDPVVGWGPPGGYVFQKAYLEFFTSSENVNALLKVLKKYEPRVNYHIVNVQGKNITNAPDMQPNAVTWGIFPGREIIQPTVVDPVSYMYWKDEAFTLWIEQWGKLYEAESPSQMIIQYIHDNYFLVNLVDNDFPLDSCLWQVIDSMFELIDAPPEPFDQEGAQ, encoded by the exons ATGGTTAACCAGAGAGCGGACCCGTGTCGGCAGTCATGTAGGAGCGACTCCAGCGGGACCAGCAACAGCGGAGAGAGCTCGAAGGAAAGCTCGAGGTGCTCAACCCCCGTGCTGGACGCCGACCGAACCGACCGATTGCGAGAAAAGATGAGACGCAGGATCGAGTCAGGGGACCGCTGGTTCTCCCTGGAGTTTTTCCCCCCTCGCACGACCAGTGGTGCGGTGAATTTAATATCCAG ATTCGACCGTATGGGATCTGGCGGGCCTCTCTTCATTGATATAACCTGGCATCCAGCAGGAGACCCGGGGTCCGACAAAGAAACCTCCTCGATGATGATCGCTAGTACGGCAGTCAATTACTGTGGCCTGGAAAGCGTGCTACATCTCACGTGCTGCAAACAGACGAAAGAGAAAATCACAGATCACCTCACCAAAGCCAAGCGTCTGGGTCTGAAGAACATCATGGCTCTAAGGGGAG ATCCCATAGGAGCAGACTGGGAAGAAGAAGTGGGGGGATTCAGCTATGCGACAGACCTGGTGAAACACATCTGCAGTGAATTTGATCATTACTTTGACATCTGTGTTGCTG GGTACCCAACGGGGCACCCGGAGGCTGAGAACTATAAAGCAGACCTGCTGCACCTGAAGGAGAAGGTGGACGCGGGTGCGGACTTCATCGTTACACAGCTCTTCTTCAGAGCCGAGACCTTCCTCACGTTCGTCAAGGACTGTCGTGCCATCGGCATCAACTGCCCCATTCTGCCTGGAATCTTTCCCCTGCAG GGTTACCACTCCCTGCGGCAGCTGGTCAAGCTGTCCAAGCTGGAGGTGCCGGAGGAGATCACGCGCGTGATCGAACCCATCAAGGACAACGACGCCGCCATCCGCAACTTTGGCGTGCAGCACGCCGTGGAAATATGCAAGGTCCTGCTGGCTAGCGGGGAGGTTCCCGGCCTGCACTTCTACACGCTCAACCGGGAGGTGGCTACCATGGAGGTGCTCCGGCAGCTGGGCTTGTGGGCAGAAGACCCCAG GCGACCTTTGCCCTGGGCTATCAGTGCTCATCCCAAACGGAAGGTGGAGGACGTCAGGCCGATCTTCTGGGCCACGAGGCCCAAAAGCTACATCTACAGGACTCAGGACTGGGATGATTTCCCTAATGGAAGATG GGGTAACTCATCATCTCCTGCCTTTGGAGAGCTGACAGATTACTACCTGTTCTACTTGAAGAGCAAGTCTCCGAGAGAGGCCCTGTTGAAGATGTGGGGAGAGGAACTAACCAGTGAGCAGAGCGTGTATGAAGTCTTCACCAACTATATCACAGCTCAGCCCAACCATAATGGACACAAG GTGATGTGCCTGCCATGGAATGATGACCCTCTGGCTCCAGAGACGAACATGCTGAAAGAGGACCTGGAGAAGGTGAATCGCAGAGGTGTCCTCACCATCAACTCCCAGCCCAACATCAACGGCAAGCCTTCTTCCGACCCCGTCGTAGGCTGGGGACCACCGGGTGGATATGTCTTCCAAAAG GCATACCTGGAATTTTTCACCTCAAGTGAAAATGTGAATGCACTTCTTAAAGTGCTGAAGAAATATGAACCTCGTGTGAATTACCATATTGTCAATGTGCAG GGCAAGAATATCACAAACGCACCTGATATGCAGCCCAATGCTGTAACCTGGGGGATTTTCCCAGGCAGAGAAATTATTCAGCCAACGGTGGTGGATCCAGTTAGCTATATGTACTGGAAG GATGAGGCGTTTACACTGTGGATCGAACAGTGGGGGAAGCTGTACGAAGCCGAGTCACCTTCCCAAATGATTATCCAGTACATCCATGACAACTACTTCCTGGTCAACCTAGTGGACAATGACTTCCCCCTAGACAGCTGCTTGTGGCAGGTCATCGACAGCATGTTTGAACTAATAGACGCACCCCCAGAACCTTTTGATCAGGAGGGCGCACAGTAG
- the mthfr gene encoding methylenetetrahydrofolate reductase isoform X2, with amino-acid sequence MMIASTAVNYCGLESVLHLTCCKQTKEKITDHLTKAKRLGLKNIMALRGDPIGADWEEEVGGFSYATDLVKHICSEFDHYFDICVAGYPTGHPEAENYKADLLHLKEKVDAGADFIVTQLFFRAETFLTFVKDCRAIGINCPILPGIFPLQGYHSLRQLVKLSKLEVPEEITRVIEPIKDNDAAIRNFGVQHAVEICKVLLASGEVPGLHFYTLNREVATMEVLRQLGLWAEDPRRPLPWAISAHPKRKVEDVRPIFWATRPKSYIYRTQDWDDFPNGRWGNSSSPAFGELTDYYLFYLKSKSPREALLKMWGEELTSEQSVYEVFTNYITAQPNHNGHKVMCLPWNDDPLAPETNMLKEDLEKVNRRGVLTINSQPNINGKPSSDPVVGWGPPGGYVFQKAYLEFFTSSENVNALLKVLKKYEPRVNYHIVNVQGKNITNAPDMQPNAVTWGIFPGREIIQPTVVDPVSYMYWKDEAFTLWIEQWGKLYEAESPSQMIIQYIHDNYFLVNLVDNDFPLDSCLWQVIDSMFELIDAPPEPFDQEGAQ; translated from the exons ATGATGATCGCTAGTACGGCAGTCAATTACTGTGGCCTGGAAAGCGTGCTACATCTCACGTGCTGCAAACAGACGAAAGAGAAAATCACAGATCACCTCACCAAAGCCAAGCGTCTGGGTCTGAAGAACATCATGGCTCTAAGGGGAG ATCCCATAGGAGCAGACTGGGAAGAAGAAGTGGGGGGATTCAGCTATGCGACAGACCTGGTGAAACACATCTGCAGTGAATTTGATCATTACTTTGACATCTGTGTTGCTG GGTACCCAACGGGGCACCCGGAGGCTGAGAACTATAAAGCAGACCTGCTGCACCTGAAGGAGAAGGTGGACGCGGGTGCGGACTTCATCGTTACACAGCTCTTCTTCAGAGCCGAGACCTTCCTCACGTTCGTCAAGGACTGTCGTGCCATCGGCATCAACTGCCCCATTCTGCCTGGAATCTTTCCCCTGCAG GGTTACCACTCCCTGCGGCAGCTGGTCAAGCTGTCCAAGCTGGAGGTGCCGGAGGAGATCACGCGCGTGATCGAACCCATCAAGGACAACGACGCCGCCATCCGCAACTTTGGCGTGCAGCACGCCGTGGAAATATGCAAGGTCCTGCTGGCTAGCGGGGAGGTTCCCGGCCTGCACTTCTACACGCTCAACCGGGAGGTGGCTACCATGGAGGTGCTCCGGCAGCTGGGCTTGTGGGCAGAAGACCCCAG GCGACCTTTGCCCTGGGCTATCAGTGCTCATCCCAAACGGAAGGTGGAGGACGTCAGGCCGATCTTCTGGGCCACGAGGCCCAAAAGCTACATCTACAGGACTCAGGACTGGGATGATTTCCCTAATGGAAGATG GGGTAACTCATCATCTCCTGCCTTTGGAGAGCTGACAGATTACTACCTGTTCTACTTGAAGAGCAAGTCTCCGAGAGAGGCCCTGTTGAAGATGTGGGGAGAGGAACTAACCAGTGAGCAGAGCGTGTATGAAGTCTTCACCAACTATATCACAGCTCAGCCCAACCATAATGGACACAAG GTGATGTGCCTGCCATGGAATGATGACCCTCTGGCTCCAGAGACGAACATGCTGAAAGAGGACCTGGAGAAGGTGAATCGCAGAGGTGTCCTCACCATCAACTCCCAGCCCAACATCAACGGCAAGCCTTCTTCCGACCCCGTCGTAGGCTGGGGACCACCGGGTGGATATGTCTTCCAAAAG GCATACCTGGAATTTTTCACCTCAAGTGAAAATGTGAATGCACTTCTTAAAGTGCTGAAGAAATATGAACCTCGTGTGAATTACCATATTGTCAATGTGCAG GGCAAGAATATCACAAACGCACCTGATATGCAGCCCAATGCTGTAACCTGGGGGATTTTCCCAGGCAGAGAAATTATTCAGCCAACGGTGGTGGATCCAGTTAGCTATATGTACTGGAAG GATGAGGCGTTTACACTGTGGATCGAACAGTGGGGGAAGCTGTACGAAGCCGAGTCACCTTCCCAAATGATTATCCAGTACATCCATGACAACTACTTCCTGGTCAACCTAGTGGACAATGACTTCCCCCTAGACAGCTGCTTGTGGCAGGTCATCGACAGCATGTTTGAACTAATAGACGCACCCCCAGAACCTTTTGATCAGGAGGGCGCACAGTAG